The Sulfitobacter sp. SK011 genome contains the following window.
TGGCTGCCGAGCAGGTTGACCGGCTTGAGCGCGAGATTGACGTGATGAACGCCGATCTGCAGCCACTGCGCAGCTTTATTTTGCCGGGTGGCAAAGCATTGGCAGCGCATCTGCACGTTTGCCGCACAGTGGCACGGCGCGCCGAACGCTTGGCGGTGTTTCTTGCAGAAGACGAACCAATCAATCCATCGGCGGTAAGGTACCTCAACCGATTAAGCGATTGGTTCTTTGTCGCCGCGCGCATGGCAAATAACGGCGGCAAGGATGATGTGCTGTGGGTTCCGGGCGCGAACCGTTGAACGTCGTACATAACCTAAACGCGTGAGATACAAAATCGGCTAGGTTTCAAGGCGCTACGGGTTCCCAAAGCTCAATAGCGTTGCCTTCCAGGTCACTGAGATGCGCAAATTTCCCGATGCCCGGCATATCATCCAGCCGTTTCACCGCAATGCCTGCCTTATCTAACTGCCGCATCATCGCCTCCAGATCGGCAACCCGGAAATTAAGCATGAACGATTTGTCAGCCGGGAAATAATCTGTATCAGCCGCAAAAGGCGCGAAAACTGTCGGTCCGCCTTCGGCCATCCAGGGAAGGCTCTCAGCATCTGTGGGGACGGGATCAATACCAAGATGATCATTGTACCATTTGGCCAGCGATTGCGCATCGCCCGACCGAAAGAAAAACCCGCCGAATCCCAAAACCTTTTCCATGTCATTCTCCTTGTTGCACAAAAGGCGGATCAAAGGTGGCGCTAACACTATTCCGGACGTTACGTTCGTGGCGCAATGTCGCGCAATAATGACGATTTTCCTCTGTTTCACCGCACCTGAACGTTATATCACCCAACGAGAGTTTCGGAATGCCGGACATCCGGCACCAAGAGTTGAGGAGAAAAACGCCCATGAAGGTATTGGTACCTGTCAAACGCGTGATCGATTACAATGTGAAAGTACGCGTAAAAGCGGACGGATCGGGTGTTGATCTTGCCAATGTGAAAATGTCGATGAACCCCTTTGACGAGATTTCTGTCGAACAGGCGATCCGCCTGAAAGAGGCAGGTCAAGCCGACGAGATCGTCGTAGTTTCCATTGGCGTCAAGCAAAGCCAGGAAACGCTGCGTACGGCGTTGGCCATGGGTGCGGACCGGGCCATT
Protein-coding sequences here:
- a CDS encoding cob(I)yrinic acid a,c-diamide adenosyltransferase, coding for MVVLNKIYTRTGDAGTTALGNGERVAKHNARVEAYGTSDELNCFVGVARLEATGETDAALSRIQNDLFDLGADLCRPDMDADKDAEYPPLRMAAEQVDRLEREIDVMNADLQPLRSFILPGGKALAAHLHVCRTVARRAERLAVFLAEDEPINPSAVRYLNRLSDWFFVAARMANNGGKDDVLWVPGANR
- a CDS encoding VOC family protein — encoded protein: MEKVLGFGGFFFRSGDAQSLAKWYNDHLGIDPVPTDAESLPWMAEGGPTVFAPFAADTDYFPADKSFMLNFRVADLEAMMRQLDKAGIAVKRLDDMPGIGKFAHLSDLEGNAIELWEPVAP